The proteins below come from a single Streptomyces sp. B3I8 genomic window:
- a CDS encoding ClpP family protease → MSSYTVPYVVERTAQGERSYDVFSRLLSERIVFLGTEIDDGVANVVIAQLLHLESANPEQEISIYLNSPGGSFTSLMAIYDTMTFVRAPISTFCVGQAASTAAVLLAGGDPGRRFVLEHARVLLGQPASGGTQGTVSDLAVRAKEMVRIRSQVEEVLSRHTHHDAATLRADMDRDKVFTAEEAVAYGLADEVLSRRLALA, encoded by the coding sequence ATGAGTTCGTACACGGTGCCGTACGTCGTCGAGCGGACCGCGCAGGGCGAGCGGTCGTACGACGTCTTCAGCCGGCTGCTCAGCGAGCGGATCGTCTTCCTGGGCACGGAGATCGACGACGGGGTCGCCAATGTGGTGATCGCGCAGCTCCTGCACCTGGAGTCCGCCAACCCGGAGCAGGAGATCTCGATCTACCTCAACTCCCCCGGCGGCTCCTTCACCTCCCTCATGGCGATCTACGACACGATGACGTTCGTGCGGGCGCCGATCTCCACGTTCTGCGTCGGGCAGGCGGCCTCGACGGCGGCGGTGCTGCTGGCGGGCGGCGACCCCGGGCGGCGGTTCGTCCTCGAACACGCGCGGGTGCTGCTCGGGCAGCCGGCCTCGGGAGGAACACAGGGCACGGTCTCGGACCTCGCCGTGCGGGCCAAGGAGATGGTGCGGATCCGCTCCCAGGTGGAGGAGGTGCTCTCCCGGCACACCCACCACGACGCGGCGACACTGCGGGCGGACATGGACCGGGACAAGGTCTTCACCGCCGAGGAGGCCGTCGCCTACGGACTGGCCGACGAGGTGCTGAGCCGCAGGCTCGCACTCGCCTGA
- a CDS encoding ATP-dependent Clp protease proteolytic subunit: MAPPLTLPPRAGEGETPPNRFDDQLAAQLLNQRIVFLGTQVDEVSANRICAQLLLLSAEDPRTDIGLYINSPGGSVTAGLAIYDTMRLIPNDVSTLVMGFAASMGQFLLTVGAAGKRLALPNARIMMHQPSAGIGGTTADIEIQAENLEFTKKAIERITAEHTGQSEETISRDGDRDRWFTAEQAREYGIVDRVVESLADVRPAASRRKMGL; the protein is encoded by the coding sequence ATGGCTCCACCGCTCACGCTCCCGCCCCGCGCCGGGGAGGGCGAGACCCCGCCGAACCGCTTCGACGACCAGCTCGCCGCGCAGCTCCTCAACCAGCGGATCGTGTTCCTCGGCACGCAGGTCGACGAGGTCTCCGCCAACCGGATCTGCGCGCAGCTCCTGCTGCTGTCCGCGGAGGACCCGCGCACCGACATCGGCCTGTACATCAACAGCCCGGGCGGTTCCGTCACGGCCGGGCTCGCGATCTACGACACCATGCGGCTGATCCCCAACGACGTCTCGACGCTGGTGATGGGCTTCGCGGCCAGCATGGGGCAGTTCCTGCTGACGGTCGGCGCGGCCGGCAAGCGGCTGGCGCTGCCGAACGCGCGGATCATGATGCACCAGCCGTCAGCCGGTATCGGGGGGACCACCGCGGACATCGAGATCCAGGCGGAGAACCTGGAGTTCACCAAGAAGGCCATCGAGCGGATCACCGCCGAGCACACCGGGCAGAGCGAGGAGACCATCTCCCGCGACGGCGACCGGGACCGCTGGTTCACCGCCGAGCAGGCCCGGGAGTACGGAATCGTGGACCGGGTGGTGGAGTCGCTCGCCGACGTCCGCCCGGCCGCCTCGCGCCGGAAAATGGGGTTGTGA
- a CDS encoding VOC family protein → MAGDGFITCLWFDGRAEEAADFYVSVFKNSRLGRTLRYPENTPGETGSAMTVEFTANGQEFVALNGGPQFTFSEAVSFQIMCDDQEEVDHYWNRLTEGGGEPGPCGWLKDRFGVSWQVVPRRLLQMYSDPDQEKANRAVQAMLKMHKLDIASLEKAYAGE, encoded by the coding sequence ATGGCCGGCGACGGATTCATCACATGCCTGTGGTTCGACGGCCGGGCGGAGGAGGCGGCCGACTTCTACGTGTCGGTGTTCAAGAACTCCCGGCTCGGCCGCACGCTCAGGTACCCCGAGAACACACCCGGCGAGACCGGCTCCGCCATGACCGTGGAGTTCACGGCCAACGGCCAGGAGTTCGTGGCGCTCAACGGCGGCCCGCAGTTCACCTTCAGCGAGGCGGTCTCCTTCCAGATCATGTGCGACGACCAGGAGGAGGTCGACCACTACTGGAACCGGCTCACCGAGGGCGGCGGGGAGCCGGGCCCCTGCGGCTGGCTCAAGGACCGGTTCGGTGTCTCCTGGCAGGTCGTCCCGCGTCGGCTGCTGCAGATGTACTCCGACCCGGACCAGGAGAAGGCGAACCGGGCCGTGCAGGCGATGCTCAAGATGCACAAACTGGACATCGCGTCGCTGGAGAAGGCGTACGCGGGGGAGTAG
- a CDS encoding VOC family protein: protein MTAPPEGTPIWADAMFSELEGAKSFYGDVLGWTFGEASSEYGNYTQAFADGKAAAAVVPPMPGQEGHSAWCLYLASSDAEATVGRIRDNGGEVLLEPMRVGDFGTMALAREPSGAVFGVWQGGTHEGFEASGVPGAYCWAEVFTREPEKSDAFFTAVFPYRTQRMEESDVDFVVFRNQEGGEPVLGRMRMTDDFPPEVPSYINVYFVVDDCDEAVRRATDRGGVLRFGPMNSPFGRFAALSDPQGAAFTVLDPAKREGDMPKLSDVS, encoded by the coding sequence ATGACAGCACCACCCGAGGGAACGCCCATCTGGGCGGACGCGATGTTCAGCGAGCTGGAGGGGGCGAAGAGCTTCTACGGCGACGTGCTCGGCTGGACGTTCGGGGAGGCGTCCAGCGAGTACGGCAACTACACGCAGGCGTTCGCGGACGGCAAGGCGGCGGCGGCCGTCGTACCGCCCATGCCGGGGCAGGAGGGGCACTCCGCCTGGTGCCTGTACCTGGCCTCGTCCGACGCGGAGGCGACCGTCGGCCGGATCCGGGACAACGGCGGCGAGGTGCTCCTCGAGCCGATGCGGGTCGGCGACTTCGGCACCATGGCGCTCGCCCGCGAGCCGAGCGGCGCGGTCTTCGGCGTCTGGCAGGGCGGCACCCACGAGGGGTTCGAGGCCAGCGGCGTGCCGGGGGCGTACTGCTGGGCCGAGGTCTTCACCCGCGAACCGGAGAAGTCCGACGCGTTCTTCACCGCGGTCTTCCCCTACCGCACCCAGCGGATGGAGGAGAGCGACGTCGACTTCGTGGTCTTCCGCAACCAGGAGGGCGGCGAACCCGTGCTCGGCCGGATGCGGATGACCGACGACTTCCCGCCGGAGGTTCCCTCGTACATCAACGTGTACTTCGTGGTGGACGACTGCGACGAGGCCGTCCGCCGCGCCACCGACCGGGGAGGCGTGCTCCGCTTCGGCCCGATGAACAGCCCGTTCGGCCGGTTCGCCGCGCTGAGCGACCCGCAGGGGGCGGCGTTCACCGTGCTCGATCCGGCCAAGCGCGAGGGGGACATGCCCAAGCTGTCGGACGTGTCGTAG
- a CDS encoding helix-turn-helix domain-containing protein: MQPKKPRASHQVRVVPLRPVSGPAPARPPAPAAREPLWRDLVGEALRRERLAQDRTLKDVAEAARISMPYLSELERGRKEASSEVLAAAARALGLGLGDLLSLTRDELVRYSRPRPTGRSAAPAASYDGLCLAA, translated from the coding sequence ATGCAGCCCAAGAAGCCTCGTGCCTCCCACCAGGTCCGTGTCGTTCCCCTCCGTCCGGTCTCCGGACCCGCCCCGGCCCGCCCCCCGGCGCCCGCCGCCCGTGAGCCGCTGTGGCGGGATCTCGTCGGTGAGGCGCTGCGGCGCGAACGGCTCGCCCAGGACCGCACGCTGAAGGACGTGGCCGAGGCGGCCCGCATCTCGATGCCGTACCTGTCCGAGCTGGAGCGCGGCCGCAAGGAGGCCTCCTCCGAGGTTCTCGCGGCGGCCGCCCGGGCCCTCGGCCTCGGCCTCGGTGACCTTCTCTCCCTGACCCGGGACGAACTCGTCCGGTACTCCCGCCCCCGGCCCACCGGTCGGTCCGCGGCGCCGGCCGCCTCGTACGACGGCCTCTGCCTGGCGGCCTGA
- a CDS encoding FAD-dependent monooxygenase has product MKITCIGGGPANLYFAILMKLQDPSHDLTVHERDPAGSTYGWGVTYWAPLLARLRTHDPESADHLRTHSVRWTDGCAHLRGRTTVHHGDEGFGIGRHRLLDLLAARATALGVAITYEDEVPAEGPLPEADLVVAGDGVHSAVRARHPDHYGSALTHGRNRYLWLGTTKVFDSFTFAFVETDHGWIWCYGYAYDTDRSTFVVECAPRTWTGLGLDRATEADGRAVLEKLFADVLDGHPLLGRAQPDGSAQWLTFRTLTNRTWHRGNTVLLGDAAHTTHYSIGAGTTLALEDACALAESLHTHGTGHDPAALPAALTAYERRRRGELLHVQSAARHSAQWYENLTRYIDLPPERMFALLGQRHSPLLPYVPPQIYYHLDRAAGQVEALRRLKRWLGPRLARTVHAARTPH; this is encoded by the coding sequence GTGAAGATCACGTGCATCGGCGGCGGCCCCGCGAACCTCTACTTCGCGATCCTGATGAAACTCCAGGACCCGTCCCACGACCTCACCGTCCACGAACGCGACCCCGCCGGCTCCACCTATGGCTGGGGCGTCACCTACTGGGCGCCCCTCCTCGCCCGCCTCCGCACCCACGACCCCGAATCCGCCGACCACCTGCGCACCCACTCCGTCCGCTGGACCGACGGCTGTGCCCACCTCCGCGGCCGCACCACCGTCCACCACGGTGACGAGGGCTTCGGCATCGGCCGCCACCGCCTCCTCGACCTCCTCGCCGCCCGCGCCACCGCCCTCGGCGTCGCCATCACGTACGAGGACGAGGTCCCCGCCGAGGGCCCGCTCCCCGAGGCCGACCTCGTCGTCGCGGGCGACGGCGTCCACAGCGCCGTCCGCGCCCGCCACCCCGACCACTACGGCAGCGCCCTCACCCACGGCCGCAACCGCTACCTCTGGCTCGGCACCACCAAGGTCTTCGACTCCTTCACCTTCGCCTTCGTCGAGACCGACCACGGCTGGATCTGGTGCTACGGGTACGCCTACGACACCGACCGGAGCACCTTCGTCGTCGAGTGCGCCCCGCGGACCTGGACCGGGCTCGGTCTGGACCGGGCGACCGAGGCCGACGGCCGGGCCGTCCTGGAGAAGCTGTTCGCCGACGTGCTCGACGGCCACCCGCTCCTGGGCCGCGCCCAGCCCGACGGCTCCGCGCAGTGGCTCACCTTCCGCACCCTCACCAACCGCACCTGGCACCGCGGCAACACGGTCCTGCTCGGAGACGCCGCCCACACCACCCACTACTCCATCGGCGCCGGTACCACCCTCGCCCTGGAGGACGCCTGCGCCCTGGCCGAGTCGCTGCACACGCACGGCACCGGCCACGACCCCGCCGCCCTGCCCGCCGCGCTCACCGCCTACGAACGCCGACGCCGAGGCGAACTGCTGCACGTGCAGAGCGCCGCGCGGCACAGCGCCCAGTGGTACGAGAACCTCACGCGCTACATCGACCTGCCGCCCGAGCGCATGTTCGCCCTGCTCGGCCAGCGGCACTCCCCGCTGCTCCCGTACGTGCCGCCGCAGATCTACTACCACCTCGACCGGGCGGCCGGACAGGTCGAGGCGCTGCGCCGGCTGAAGCGCTGGCTCGGCCCGCGGCTGGCCCGTACCGTGCACGCGGCCCGCACCCCGCACTGA
- a CDS encoding ribonuclease H, with amino-acid sequence MLERVVAACDGASKGNPGPAGWAWVVADDAEVPARWEAGPLGKATNNVAELTALERLLSAVDPGVPLEIRMDSQYAMNAVTKWLPGWKRKGWKTAAGKPVANQELVQRIDALLAGREVEFRYVPAHQVDGDRLNDFADRAASQAAVVQEPAGSELGSPEPAPSSAPVAARAASAGGGTGAGARKRTASRGTAARTIKAKFAGRCVCGRSYGAGEQIAKNDQGWGHPECRTAP; translated from the coding sequence ATGCTGGAACGTGTGGTGGCCGCCTGTGACGGGGCGTCGAAGGGAAACCCCGGACCCGCGGGATGGGCCTGGGTCGTCGCCGACGACGCCGAGGTACCGGCCCGCTGGGAAGCCGGACCGCTGGGGAAGGCGACCAACAACGTCGCCGAACTGACCGCCCTGGAGCGGCTGTTGTCGGCGGTGGACCCGGGGGTCCCGCTGGAGATCCGGATGGACTCCCAGTACGCGATGAACGCGGTCACCAAGTGGCTGCCGGGCTGGAAGCGCAAGGGCTGGAAGACGGCGGCGGGCAAACCGGTCGCCAACCAGGAGCTGGTCCAGCGCATCGACGCGCTGCTGGCCGGCCGCGAGGTCGAGTTCCGGTACGTGCCCGCGCACCAGGTGGACGGCGACCGCCTCAACGACTTCGCCGACCGGGCGGCGAGCCAGGCGGCGGTCGTACAGGAACCGGCGGGCAGCGAACTGGGTTCGCCCGAGCCGGCGCCGTCCTCCGCGCCGGTGGCGGCGCGGGCGGCGAGTGCGGGTGGGGGCACGGGCGCGGGCGCCCGGAAGCGGACGGCTTCCCGGGGGACCGCGGCCCGCACGATCAAGGCGAAGTTCGCCGGCCGCTGCGTGTGCGGCCGCTCCTACGGCGCGGGCGAACAGATCGCCAAGAACGACCAGGGCTGGGGCCACCCGGAATGCCGCACGGCGCCGTGA